The genome window CGGGCCGGGCGCGACTAAGCAACGTCTTCTGGATGCTTGGACATGGTCGCTACATCTCCGAACAGCGATAATTGCCCTGCCATTGGGAGGGCGTGCGCCGATCGCGTCCGGCTTGGACGAACCTTCGGCCATTACATTGTGGAGAGAATGATGACCGATCACGCCGCTGGGCATGCGAATGTTCTGAAATTCCGGTCCCTGGTGGACTCCGATCCCGCGCTTCAGGCCGAGGTTTCGCAACATGTCGGGAACGGGACTTGGAACGCCGCGTCCATCGTCGATCTGGCGCACACCAAGGGTCTGGATTTCAGTGCCGACGACATTGTCGATGTTCTGGACGAGGACGACGAGCTTTCCGACTTCGAACTGGAACTCGTGGCTGCCGCCAACCCTGTTTCGTGCAACAATGACGGCGCATAACGCCACATAGCTGGCCCTCGAGCCTCAGCGCCATCTCGGCAGGAGTTTTTTCAGAACTCCATCCGGGCTACGACACGCCATGTAAACGGATCGGGACAACCGGGCATATTCTTTTCACGTGTCGGGACGACGATGATCCCTCTGTCACGGGAGGGCATCAGTCGAATGTGACCGTTTGGAAGCCGCAGCCGAATAGTGTGAACAGGAGAAGTCTATGACTGATATCCCGGTTGGGCATTCAAACGTTCTGGAATTTCGGCCCTTAATTGACGATTGCCAAAAATTGCAATCCGAGGTCGCGCGCCATGTCGGAAACGGCGGTTGGGATTCCGCCGCCATCGTTCGCATCGGCCATGCGCGGGGACTGGACTTCACGGCGGCCGACATCCAGGCAGTGATGGAACAGGATGACGAACTCTCCGACTTCGGGCTGGAACTTGTCGCCGCAGCGGTGCCAATCAACTGCAACGACCAGAATATTCGGGCCTAGCAATCCGAGTCCTGTGGAGCGGCGTCTCCGGCATGGCAGTTTGCAGCGGGAAACATCCTCTATGGCCCTTACAGCCCGTCCAGCACCCGCCGCCCCACAAAGCGTGAATCCGTCCATATGGTGAATGGCTTAAGCCGACGCTGCATGATCCCAATCATGCCCGGATTCTCCCCATAGGTCTCATAAACCGCGACTGACCTCGGTCCGTAAGCCTCGGCCTGAAAACGGCACACATCGTAGACGCCGGCGACCAGCCACCCCTTCCGTTGAAGCTCTGGCGCGACATAGCCATTGGTGTAGTGATAGTAGCCGTCCTCCGCATGGTTTTCGCCGAGCACCCAGCCGACGATCTCTCCGTGGCGTCGCAGCACGATCGAAATTCGTGGGTCACAATGCGGTTCGAACCGGCGGTAATCGAAACGCCAGTCGTCTGACACGATGCTGTCGGCCCTTTCGCGATCCGCGTCGGTCAGGCTTTCCCACGGCGTTGCGGCGTAGCCCTGTCTCGCGAACCTGTGCAACATCGGTGCCCAGGACGGCCACGCCCGCTCAGTCCAGTCCGCATGACCGGCCAGTCGGAATTCGACCAGTTTCGGTGCCGACCATCCGTGTGCCGCCAGAAAGGCCTCAAAGACATCCGGGTTTCGCATACGGTCAGAGTGGTAGGCAACGAGGCATGACAGTCCCGCAGCGCCCGCCGCTTCCTGGGCCCGGTCCATCAGAGCATGCCCAATGCCCTGTCGCCGCTGGGCCCGTTGCACCATGATCGACAGGATCCGCATTTCCGGTTCGGATTCCTTCGACGCCCGCTCCGGCCGCATCAGCACGAGCCCTGCCGGTCGGTCCCCCAAATAGGCGCCGAATGCTTCAACCCTGCTATCGGAATTGTCAGGCGACGGATCCGAGGTGAGCAACTCTCGGAAGCGCGGGTATGTCATCGTGATGAAGTCCCTTGCCGTCGCGCCGGCAACTGGCTCGATCCTAATCATGGCCGACATCGATCGCGCCTCCCGACCTTATTCCGCTGTCCTCTGCCATCAGGACTCCACCCGTGATCCATAGCAGCACTCCAAGGATCAGGGCCGCCTGCGCAACCCGCAGGACGCGCCACCGGCCGGGATGAAGGAGTTCCGGCATCCGGCCATCGCCGTGCACACCGATAAAGCGATCCACCGCCTGCTGACGAAACAGCGGGCGCTTTCGAAATTTCAGGGCATCCATTCGGGCGTCCTTTCGCGGGTCTCTTCGGGAACGAGACTGGCACCGGGGCTGGTTGGCGCGCCATTTTCGGCAACGAGGCTACCTCCCTCCATGCGATACACGCGATCGGCCAGCCCAAGGGCGCTGGCACGGTGAGAGACCACAAGACAGCCAATACCAAGCGCCCGGATTGCAGCGAAGATCTCCAGTTGCTGAGCATCCGGCAGGGCATTAGTCGCTTCATCCAGGATCAGCAGTTTTGGCCGCCGGATAAGTCGACGGGCGATCAGGATGCGTTGCTTCTGACCGGTCGAGATGCGTTCGGAATCGACAATGGTCTGTATCCCCATCGGCATCGCATCCAGATCGGGCTCCAACTGCGCCTGCCTGGCGGCTTCCCAAATTTCCGGAAGCGTGAAATCTTCATCACCGCCGATATGCCCCCGGATCGTCATGGCTTGTTCCAGTTCGTCGTCCTGCAACACCGCGCCGACCTCCTCCCTCCAGGCGGAAATATCGGTCGCAACGAGAGGCTTGCCTTCGCGCAGGATCTGCCCCTCATCCGGGGACAGGAAACCAAGTATCAGGCGCAACAGTGTGGATTTGCCGCAACCGGATGGACCGGTAAGCGCGACGATTTCTCCCGGCCCGATGTGGAGCGAGACGCCGTCGACCGCCCGCTGCGCGACGCCCGGATACCGGTAACCAACCTGTCGCAGATCAAGGCTGCCGACGTCGGTTCCAACCGCGGCCACCACCCCCGTCGGGGATGGAGGATCAACGGGGGCATCAGCGAGCCTTTGCAGGCGCCGCAGAGCCGGACCGATCCGTATAATCTCGCACAGTGCCCCCGACACCTGCCAGGCCGCGATTGCGGCGAGCAGAAAGGCCAGTATCGATGCGCCCCCCTGGGTCGTTACGGGGCTGTTGCGCAGTAGTGTCAGGGCGAAGCATCCGACAACGGCAAACGCAAACCATTGCAGCGCGGCTTCAGCCACCGTCTCGCATCGTCTTACCTGATGGGCGGGTCCGCACTCCGTGTCGACCAATCTATCCCAGACGCCAAGTGCGGCTTCTGTCCGCCCGGACTGGCGGAGCTTGGCAGCACTCTTGGTCATTGCGGCCAGGAACACTCTACCGGCAGGACGCAACCGCAGGACGGCTGCAGCCGCGTCCGAGCGACACCAGGCCAGCAAGGCTGGAACGACGACAAACGGGGTCAATAGAAACGACGCAAGGCCGACGGATTGAGGCGTGAGGACGGCCACGACAATAAGGCACGGGATAGCAGTGGCCCCCATAACGAGGCGGCGCGAAGCGCCATTGCGCAGAACGTTCAACAATTCCGGAATAGCCTGCAGGCTGCGGTTCACTTCCTGCGGCGCGCGGTTCCGAATGAAGAGCGGCTGAATCCGCATCAGATGCTGATAGAGGGCTGAATGGGCCGACAGTTCCAGAATGCCTTCAACCCGGTGCTGCGCTGATAGGCGTGTCGCCCCCAGGACAACGATCGCGACCGCCCAGAAGGCAATTCCGATGCCCCAATGACCCGGCGGTGTGCCCCCATCTGAAAGCAGGAATAGCGCAGCGACAGGCCCACAAGCCAGCAACCCGGCAAGCAACAGATCTGACACAACGCCTTCGAACATCGCCTTCCCGACCGGTCGCAAAGGAAACCGGAAGAAATCGCGCGCTCGCGCAACTTTCTGTGCGAAACGCGGATAGATCCGATAGGCGGTCGGCATCAGTTCGGAGGCCCCATCGGACAGCAGAAACGTGCCGCCGTCGGGATCTTGAAAATACCCGGCCCCAGACGGATTCGGCAGGATCGCGACCGGTCGACCGTCCTGCTTGCGGAATCCGATCAGCGGACCGCAATCACGCCGCCACCATTCCGCCACGACGAATCTCACCGGGCGCAAAATCAACTGATTGTGTCGCGCCAAGTCCATCAGGACGCTTCGCGCCGTCCCCTTCTGGGAGCAAGCGGGGATGGTGATGGCGGGAATACGAGATGCCTTGGCGGCCAGTTCGAAGACCCGGGTCAGATCGCCAGTTCGCAGGGTCATGGACGACGCATGGCTCGTCACCCCTTGTTCTGACCCCGTGTAAGGATCCGGCCTGGATTCAGACAAGGGGACAGCAGTCATGGATGCGTCAGAAGCAACCCGCCCTTCGGACAACAGCAGCGTTCGATCGCAGGCAGAGAGGGTCGACGCACGATGACTGATGACCAATACTGTCACGCCGCGTCTGCGAAGGTTCTCAAAGACGCGCCGTTCTGTTTCCGGATCGAGCCCGTCCGTCGCCTCATCGATCACGACGAGGCCGGGATTACGGGTCAGGATCCGCGCCAGTTCCAGCCTCTGCCTCTGCCCGCCGCTCAGATTGGCGGCACGCGGAGCTAACGGCGTGTCGAGGCCAGCCGGAAATCCAGCGATGACGTCCTCCAGGCAGGCATCCGCTACGGCAGCCTCCAAATCCGACTCCGACACGGCATTGTCCCAAAGACACAGATTGTCGCGGATGGTGCCCGGCGCGAAGAACGGATGCTTGTCGAGCCAACCGATCCGGCGGGCCAGATCAGCCGTGCCGATGGCGCTGATCGGTCTATCGTCCAATTGCACCATACCGGCCCAGGGCCGGTGCAATCCGATCATCAACGCCGCCAGGGCCGACTTTCCACCGCCAGATGGCCCGGTCAGAGCGACCCATTCCCCGGGTCGCACGGTGACGGTAACAGCATCGAACAAGGGCGGCTTCACCGACGAGAAGCCAAAACGCACCTCCCGGAGGCAGAGTGCCGCACCACGCGCCGGCCAGATCATCGGCGGGTGCGGTGCTTCAAACTCGTTACTGCAGTCGCTCAGATCGTCGAGCGGTGGCAGCATGAAATGCAAAGCATCAAGGCGGCCATGCAACCGGGCGAAGGCGCGCAACGGCGGCAGCAACAGGGTGATCAGAGCAAATGTGGCTATCAGAGTTCGCACAGCACCATCAGATGCCGGGGGAAATACCCAGAAGCAGATCAGCACCCCCGGCCACATCAGGAAGTATGTCAGGTCGGCCGATAGTTCTGCGCCCCCCTTCATCAGGCCGGTGCGCTGTCGGATATCGAGCCGGCGGGCACAAAGGCCCATCGCGTCCTTGAAGAACTCCCGGTCGCCGCCGCTGGTCTTGAAGGATTCGAAGTTCTCCAGGCTGTGCGACAGTTTCATCCAGTGCGCGTCACGATCGTCCTGTCGTACGCGCCCTTCACGACCGGCCGCCTTGTCCGCCGCAAGATTGAGCCGGAGAAACAGCCCGACCAGAAACGCAGCCAACACCGCGGAAGGCAAATGCACCACGGCGAGGGCGGAAAGCAACAAGGGAACTGCGACCACGGCCGCTGCCGCCGGCAACAGAACTCGAAACAGCGTCTCGGCGAGCGCATCATGGCCCCCGATGCGCTGCGCGAGAACCGAATGTACCCGGTAGACGAAGAAGGCATGAGCCTGCGCCAGGACATGCCGGGCCATTCCTGAAAGCCGATCCCGGCAATATTCATCTTCGACCCGCGCCGATGCCCAGGCCGAAACGGCCAGTGCCATCCCCGAGCCCAAGAAACCCGCAATGCCAAGACCGATGAAACTCGCGTCTTCCGCGCCGGTCTGGCGGGCCAGGTCCAGCAGTGCCGGCAACAACGGAATGGCCCAGATCGCCTGCGACACGAGGGCTGTCAGGATCAGACCGGGCGGGCAATGATTCAGTTGCCGCCGGATCCTGCGCCACAGCGTGATCGGGACACCGCCGGGACGAAATCTTTCCGAGGGAGAAAAGAACAGTGCGACGCCCGTGAAGCTCTCATCGAACTCTTCTCGCGACATTACGAAGCGCCCAAATCCAGGATCGGCAAGCTGAACGTCTCGTTCGTCAATCCCCTCGACCACTGTGAAATGGATGAAATTGGTGAACACGACCAGGGGAAAACCGAAGCGTTGAAGCCGGTCCGGCTCCGTCCGGACGACCCGCGCGTCGAGGCCGAAATGGTCGGCGATGCGCAGCAGATCCTTGGCGTCGACGCAGTCGCGTGAAACGCCGGAAACCCTCCGCAACGTCTCCAGATCCACATGACGGCCGTAATGGGCGAGGATCATGCCCATGGATGCCAGTCCACATTCCGTGGATTGGGTTTGCAAATGGATCGGAAACGGTCTCACCCAACTCCCCCGGACGCCTGATCCCACCTTGGAAAGAGACAGTGGATTCTCGCAAACGTCCGGCGAACAACCATGACCGTCCGTACCAAACCGGTTGTCTGCCCATTCGGGTCGACCGCAAAACCGGCAAAACGGGGCTGGCCCCTGGATCCACCGAAGTACGGTCCCACAGTCATTGGAGGACATAGACCTCGACGCCCGGGTCCGGTAAGACCTTTCGACGGCAACCATCAGGGACATCCTCGGCGTTGCCATCATGAACTGGAACTGCCGTGACCTTTGCGCAGCGTTATCTCAATCGACGCATACTGCTGGAGTTGTTTCCGGCGGCTGTCTTCCTGGTCGTGAACTTCGCATGGGGTTTGATGCCCGCGACTGCGGCGGTGATGGCGGCAACGGCCCTCGCAGTCGTTGTTGGGCTCGCGATGGAGCGCCGTGTCCCGATCCTTGCGCTCGTAACGCTTGTTCTGGTCCTGGTGCTGGGGGGTGCGAGCCTGGCCCTTGATGATGCGGTCTTCATCAAGATCAAGCCAACCGTCGGAAAGTGCCTGTTCGCCGCCGCCCTCGGGATCGGTCTCTTCTTTCGGCCCAGCTTTCTCGCCCGGGCCCTTGACGGCCAGGTGGCGCTGAGCGACCGGGGGTGGCGAATCCTGACCATCTGCTGGATTGCGCTTGCACTGTCTCTGGCAGGATTGAACGAACTGATCTGGCGCACGCTGGATGTCGATATATGGGCAACATTCAAGGCCGGCATGACGCCGGTTTCCATCGTTGGCTACATCGCAATCACACGTGTGATCGCACCGCGCTACTGGCAGGAGGCAACAGACAATCGTGCTGGCGGTTGACCCAGGCACGCCTGACAAAGCTTGAAAGGTTCTTACGCGGTCAGGTCAGCGGCCGATTGCGGTACCTCGACAGCACCCCGCCGGACGGTATTCAGCGGCCGGATTAAGTTGCGGCACGCCCGCTGGTTAATTCAAACCAGCATCGTTGCATTGAGTAGGCGCGGCGGCGGCAACGAGTTCGAGTTCAAAATCGGACAGTTCGTCGTCCTCATCCATTCCGCTTACAATATCCTCAACATCAAAATCGAATCCCATGCTCCTACCGATTGCAACAATCGCGGAAGAA of Alphaproteobacteria bacterium contains these proteins:
- a CDS encoding ATP-binding cassette domain-containing protein; this translates as MMATPRMSLMVAVERSYRTRASRSMSSNDCGTVLRWIQGPAPFCRFCGRPEWADNRFGTDGHGCSPDVCENPLSLSKVGSGVRGSWVRPFPIHLQTQSTECGLASMGMILAHYGRHVDLETLRRVSGVSRDCVDAKDLLRIADHFGLDARVVRTEPDRLQRFGFPLVVFTNFIHFTVVEGIDERDVQLADPGFGRFVMSREEFDESFTGVALFFSPSERFRPGGVPITLWRRIRRQLNHCPPGLILTALVSQAIWAIPLLPALLDLARQTGAEDASFIGLGIAGFLGSGMALAVSAWASARVEDEYCRDRLSGMARHVLAQAHAFFVYRVHSVLAQRIGGHDALAETLFRVLLPAAAAVVAVPLLLSALAVVHLPSAVLAAFLVGLFLRLNLAADKAAGREGRVRQDDRDAHWMKLSHSLENFESFKTSGGDREFFKDAMGLCARRLDIRQRTGLMKGGAELSADLTYFLMWPGVLICFWVFPPASDGAVRTLIATFALITLLLPPLRAFARLHGRLDALHFMLPPLDDLSDCSNEFEAPHPPMIWPARGAALCLREVRFGFSSVKPPLFDAVTVTVRPGEWVALTGPSGGGKSALAALMIGLHRPWAGMVQLDDRPISAIGTADLARRIGWLDKHPFFAPGTIRDNLCLWDNAVSESDLEAAVADACLEDVIAGFPAGLDTPLAPRAANLSGGQRQRLELARILTRNPGLVVIDEATDGLDPETERRVFENLRRRGVTVLVISHRASTLSACDRTLLLSEGRVASDASMTAVPLSESRPDPYTGSEQGVTSHASSMTLRTGDLTRVFELAAKASRIPAITIPACSQKGTARSVLMDLARHNQLILRPVRFVVAEWWRRDCGPLIGFRKQDGRPVAILPNPSGAGYFQDPDGGTFLLSDGASELMPTAYRIYPRFAQKVARARDFFRFPLRPVGKAMFEGVVSDLLLAGLLACGPVAALFLLSDGGTPPGHWGIGIAFWAVAIVVLGATRLSAQHRVEGILELSAHSALYQHLMRIQPLFIRNRAPQEVNRSLQAIPELLNVLRNGASRRLVMGATAIPCLIVVAVLTPQSVGLASFLLTPFVVVPALLAWCRSDAAAAVLRLRPAGRVFLAAMTKSAAKLRQSGRTEAALGVWDRLVDTECGPAHQVRRCETVAEAALQWFAFAVVGCFALTLLRNSPVTTQGGASILAFLLAAIAAWQVSGALCEIIRIGPALRRLQRLADAPVDPPSPTGVVAAVGTDVGSLDLRQVGYRYPGVAQRAVDGVSLHIGPGEIVALTGPSGCGKSTLLRLILGFLSPDEGQILREGKPLVATDISAWREEVGAVLQDDELEQAMTIRGHIGGDEDFTLPEIWEAARQAQLEPDLDAMPMGIQTIVDSERISTGQKQRILIARRLIRRPKLLILDEATNALPDAQQLEIFAAIRALGIGCLVVSHRASALGLADRVYRMEGGSLVAENGAPTSPGASLVPEETRERTPEWMP
- a CDS encoding GNAT family N-acetyltransferase; this translates as MSAMIRIEPVAGATARDFITMTYPRFRELLTSDPSPDNSDSRVEAFGAYLGDRPAGLVLMRPERASKESEPEMRILSIMVQRAQRRQGIGHALMDRAQEAAGAAGLSCLVAYHSDRMRNPDVFEAFLAAHGWSAPKLVEFRLAGHADWTERAWPSWAPMLHRFARQGYAATPWESLTDADRERADSIVSDDWRFDYRRFEPHCDPRISIVLRRHGEIVGWVLGENHAEDGYYHYTNGYVAPELQRKGWLVAGVYDVCRFQAEAYGPRSVAVYETYGENPGMIGIMQRRLKPFTIWTDSRFVGRRVLDGL
- a CDS encoding septation protein IspZ, translating into MTFAQRYLNRRILLELFPAAVFLVVNFAWGLMPATAAVMAATALAVVVGLAMERRVPILALVTLVLVLVLGGASLALDDAVFIKIKPTVGKCLFAAALGIGLFFRPSFLARALDGQVALSDRGWRILTICWIALALSLAGLNELIWRTLDVDIWATFKAGMTPVSIVGYIAITRVIAPRYWQEATDNRAGG